In one Cercospora beticola chromosome 1, complete sequence genomic region, the following are encoded:
- the SUP35 gene encoding translation termination factor GTPase eRF3 (BUSCO:EOG09261PUF) produces the protein MANPPADSWEDSMQDDDLAQQTQQNLNLGQGQSARGANTFVPGAASFTPGAQSFQPGQQYQQYGYGQNYGGYPQYGGQQGYGQQYQQYGYGGQQNFQQYGQGYQQYQQPQGQQAYVPPQQRQAPMIAKRGEALPSGGQQPAAAKPAAAKPANGTAPVKTLSLSAADTGAAAPKVEKAAGGAKVLSLGTPAAAPAAAEKPAPKEAPAKAAPEAGNKVAAAKAVEKTGEAAPSSGNTSPVASGRSSPSRAETKAEARRVELAAEEQAKEVDEADLREMYGKEHVNVIFLGHVDAGKSTLGGSILYATGMVDERTMDKYKRDAKDMGRESWYLSWALDQTKEERAQGKTVEVGRGFFETEKRRYSILDAPGHKTFVPNMVSGASQADVGVLVISARKGEYETGFERGGQTREHAVLAKTQGINKLVIAVNKMDDVTVQWSEERFKECITKLTTFLKGLGYNPKTDLTFLPVSAQTTVGIKDRVPKDVAPWNDQPSLLEFLDNMQSLERKLTAPFMMPIAAKYRDLGTMIEGKIEAGILKKENKYLMMPNRAEIQISALYGETEDEIPHATSGDQVRLRIKGVEEEDIAPGFVLCSPKRPVHCVNQFEAQIRLLELKSIISAGFNCVLHVHSATEEVTFAALLHKLEPKTNRKSKKPPGFAKQGMNIIARLQVTGGAGSVCVERFEDYPQLGRFTLRDQGNTIAIGKITKLITDAQEAAEGAIA, from the coding sequence ATGGCCAACCCACCAGCCGACTCGTGGGAGGACAGCATGCAGGACGACGACCTTGCCCAACAGACCCAGCAGAACCTGAATCTCGGCCAAGGACAATCGGCACGTGGAGCCAACACCTTTGTTCCAGGCGCCGCGAGCTTCACCCCAGGCGCGCAGTCATTTCAGCCTGGGCAGCAATATCAGCAGTACGGTTACGGGCAGAACTATGGCGGCTACCCGCAGTACGGCGGCCAGCAGGGCTATGGCCAGCAGTACCAGCAATATGGCTACGGCGGCCAACAGAACTTCCAGCAGTACGGCCAGGGCTACCAACAATACCAACAGCCGCAAGGACAGCAGGCTTATGTTCCACCTCAACAACGGCAAGCTCCCATGATCGCAAAGCGTGGCGAAGCTCTTCCTTCTGGAGGCCAGCAGCCTGCCGCCGCAAAGCCTGCAGCAGCGAAGCCTGCAAATGGCACAGCGCCAGTCAAGACCCTATCACTGAGTGCCGCAGAcacaggagcagcagctcccAAGGTGGAGAAAGCAGCTGGTGGCGCCAAAGTGCTATCGCTGGGCACACCAGCCGCAGCACCAGCTGCCGCTGAGAAGCCCGCACCAAAGGAGGCCCCGGCCAAGGCAGCTCCAGAAGCCGGCAACAAGGTGGCAGCAGCCAAAGCCGTCGAAAAGACTGGCGAAGCTGCACCAAGCAGCGGCAACACATCCCCTGTGGCGTCGGGGCGCTCTTCGCCCTCCCGCGCTGAGACAAAGGCAGAAGCCCGAAGAGTAGAGTTGGCAGCTGAGGAGCAGGCTAAAGAAGTTGACGAGGCTGATCTTCGAGAAATGTATGGCAAAGAGCACGTGAACGTAATTTTCCTGGGACACGTTGATGCCGGCAAAAGCACACTCGGCGGCAGCATTCTCTACGCTACAGGAATGGTGGACGAACGGACAATGGACAAGTACAAAAGAGATGCAAAGGACATGGGACGAGAATCTTGGTACCTGTCGTGGGCACTGGATCAGACCAAGGAGGAGCGTGCACAGGGAAAAACGGTCGAAGTCGGAAGAGGATTCTTCGAAACGGAGAAGCGAAGATACTCGATCCTCGATGCACCTGGACACAAGACATTCGTGCCCAACATGGTGTCTGGTGCTTCGCAAGCAGACGTGGGTGTGCTGGTTATCTCCGCGCGAAAGGGCGAGTACGAGACTGGTTTTGAACGAGGTGGCCAAACCCGAGAGCACGCTGTGCTGGCCAAGACACAAGGTATCAACAAGCTGGTCATCGCTGTCAACAAGATGGACGATGTCACCGTGCAATGGTCTGAGGAGCGATTCAAGGAGTGCATTACCAAGCTCACCACATTCTTGAAGGGCTTGGGCTACAACCCAAAGACAGACCTGACCTTCTTGCCAGTGTCCGCGCAGACTACAGTTGGTATCAAGGATCGAGTTCCGAAGGATGTTGCGCCTTGGAACGACCAGCCTTCGCTCCTCGAATTCTTGGATAACATGCAGAGCTTGGAGCGTAAGCTTACAGCGCCTTTCATGATGCCTATCGCCGCCAAGTACCGAGACTTGGGAACCATGATCGAAGGCAAGATTGAAGCAGGAATTctcaagaaggagaacaaATACTTGATGATGCCAAACCGAGCCGAGATCCAGATCAGCGCACTCTATGGTGAAACCGAGGATGAAATTCCGCATGCGACAAGTGGTGACCAAGTACGACTCCGAATCAAGggcgtggaagaagaagacattgCACCAGGCTTCGTGCTCTGTTCACCGAAGCGTCCCGTGCATTGCGTCAACCAATTTGAGGCGCAGATCAGATTGCTCGAGTTGAAGTCCATCATTTCGGCCGGATTCAACTGTGTCTTGCACGTGCACTCTGCAACAGAAGAAGTCACATTCGCCGCGCTCCTGCACAAGCTTGAACCAAAGACCAATcgcaagtcgaagaagcctcCAGGATTTGCAAAGCAAGGCATGAACATCATTGCCCGATTGCAAGTCACTGGAGGCGCTGGCAGTGTTTGCGTAGAGCGCTTTGAAGACTACCCACAACTGGGCAGATTCACGCTCAGAGATCAGGGTAACACTATTGCCATTGGCAAGATCACAAAATTGATTACCGATGCACAAGAGGCTGCGGAAGGAGCTATTGCTTAA